A single region of the Maylandia zebra isolate NMK-2024a linkage group LG17, Mzebra_GT3a, whole genome shotgun sequence genome encodes:
- the mylk4b gene encoding uncharacterized protein mylk4b isoform X1: MSSSLVNSLAKVYDPNPLHGQKPGGRKLSLNGSEKSQAASSSSSSSSSCSPHDVALRSVESRMDFLSSQMERLLNMQQTVLIKLDGLSQDVRGMGLDLASIREESHGKSRGSGVEAVCRELHGAMERASEHMESQGRRLEGVEKLVEGTQQVISFIGEVVKSSRLVELLFKQPGRKANRKAKDDKEKAKLSLKGLKAQKKRKPQETSDTSSLNEPVLQEQVEKLNRQNTEHSHINIEAEGDGRSGRQDLETLILEEPHTSVAQSDERQEEAEERQDEEGEGGIFEDSEPEEQEKEEEKQNGEDVSLENRGKVKDDVKTTHREESSKSEKAWLCRASVLQYDSSEEAGDVATCSKRHVPEEDLGKDDLKKSRVEDSKVERADGQVVEGAEPQVSISDQAKTEDEGEAAEEIKEFIIDSSPPPLAPFDHRIVTPKPHQIATYYTINREEVLGGGRFGQVHKCVENSSGLTLAAKIIKARSQKEKEVVRNEIQVMNQLNHANLIQLYAAFESRNDIILVMEYVEGGELFDRIIDENYNLTELDTVLFIRQICEGLQYMHKMYILHLDLKPENILCVSRATNKIKIIDFGLARRYKPREKLKVNFGTPEFLAPEVINYEFVSFPTDMWSLGVITYMLLSGLSPFLGDDDNETLNNILACEWNFEEEEFKDVSDEAKDFITRLLVKSKSWRMSATESLKHPWLSDRSLHYQLNRKKTKCHSTHGPPSESKTKTM, translated from the exons ATGAGCTCCAGCCTTGTTAACTCTTTAGCCAAGGTTTATGATCCAAACCCTCTTCACGGGCAGAAGCCAGGTGGAAGGAAGCTTTCTCTAAATGGATCAGAAAAGTCTCAAGctgcttcttcctcttcttcatcatcatcctcttGCTCTCCTCATGATGTTGCCCTGCGATCTGTGGAAAGTCGAATGGACTTCCTGAGCTCTCAGATGGAGCGTTTGCTCAACATGCAACAGACTGTCTTGATCAAGCTGGATGGCCTGTCGCAGGATGTCAGGGGTATGGGTTTGGATCTAGCTTCAATACGTGAAGAAAGCCATGGAAAAAGCCGTGGGTCTGGGGTAGAAGCAGTATGCAGGGAGCTGCATGGGGCCATGGAGAGGGCCAGTGAGCACATGGAGAGTCAGGGACGCAGGTTGGAGGGGGTGGAGAAACTGGTGGAGGGCACCCAGCAGGTGATAAGCTTCATCGGTGAGGTGGTAAAGAGCTCCAGGTTGGTGGAGCTTCTGTTCAAACAGCCTGGACGGAAAGCCAACAGGAAG GCAAAGGATGATAAGGAAAAAGCCAAGCTGAGCCTGAAAGGTTTAAAGgcccagaaaaagagaaaaccgcAAGAAACGTCAG ACACCTCCTCCCTGAATGAGCCTGTGCTCCAGGAACAGGTGGAAAAGCTCAACAGGCAGAACACCGAGCATTCGCACATAAACATAGAGGCTGAGGGGGATGGAAGAAGTGGAAGACAGGATCTGGAAACGCTGATCCTTGAAGAACCGCACACCTCTGTTGCCCAGTCAGACGAAAGGcaggaggaggctgaggaaaggCAGGATGAGGAAGGAGAGGGGGGTATATTTGAAGACTCTGAGCCAgaagaacaagaaaaagaagaagaaaagcaaaatggagaAGATGTTAGTCTTGAAAATCGTGGAAAAGTGAAAGATGATGTGAAGACAACGCATAGAGAAGAATCATCAAAATCAGAAAAAGCCTGGCTCTGCAGGGCCTCTGTGCTTCAGTATGACAG CTCCGAGGAGGCTGGTGATGTGGCCACTTGTAGCAAACGCCACGTCCCGGAAGAAGACCTTGGAAAAGACGACCTCAAAAAGAGCCGGGTGGAGGACAGTAAAGTGGAAAGGGCTGATGGACAGGTCGTAGAGGGAGCTGAGCCACAGGTCTCCATATCTGACCAAGCGAAGACAGAAGACGAAGGGGAGGCGGCGGAGGAAATAAAGGAGTTTATTATTG actCAAGTCCTCCACCGCTAGCACCTTTCGACCACCGCATCGTTACTCCCAAACCCCACCAGATCGCCACCTATTACACTATCAACAGAGAGGAGGTCCTGGGAGG GGGACGTTTTGGACAAGTCCACAAGTGCGTAGAGAACTCGTCTGGTCTGACTCTGGCTGCCAAGATCATCAAAGCCCGGAGCCAGAAAGAGAAG GAGGTGGTGAGGAATGAGATCCAGGTGATGAACCAGCTGAACCACGCCAACCTCATTCAGCTATACGCTGCATTTGAGTCGCGTAACGACATCATCCTGGTCATGGAATA TGTGGAAGGAGGGGAGCTGTTTGACCGCATCATTGACGAGAACTACAACCTCACAGAGTTGGACACGGTGCTATTTATACGGCAAATCTGTGAAGGGCTGCAGTACATGCATAAAATGTACATCTTACATCTCGACCTCAAG CCTGAGAACATTCTTTGTGTCAGCAGAGCTACTAACAAGATTAAAATCATTGACTTTGGCCTTGCCAGGAG GTATAAGCCTAGGGAGAAGCTAAAGGTCAACTTTGGAACGCCTGAGTTTTTAGCTCCTGAAGTCATCAACTACGAGTTTGTGTCATTCCCAACGGACATGTGGAGTCTTGGAGTCATCACCTATATGCT ACTCAGCGGCTTGTCTCCGTTTCTGGGGGATGATGACAACGAGACGCTGAACAACATCCTGGCCTGTGAGTGGAACTTTGAGGAAGAGGAGTTTAAAGACGTCTCAGATGAAGCTAAAGACTTTATCACACGTCTTCTGGTGAAAAGCAAGAGCTGGAGGATGAGTGCAACAGAGTCCCTCAAACATCCCTGGCTGTCAGACCGGAGTCTGCACTATCAACTAAATCGCAAG AAAACTAAGTGCCACTCCACGCATGGTCCTCCTTCAGAGAGTAAGACAA AAACTATGTGA
- the mylk4b gene encoding myosin light chain kinase family member 4 isoform X3 → MENFLRDKDLWILGSVCLVATFLWRRLWKLFSTKKRRKTTSSSDAEAKDDKEKAKLSLKGLKAQKKRKPQETSDTSSLNEPVLQEQVEKLNRQNTEHSHINIEAEGDGRSGRQDLETLILEEPHTSVAQSDERQEEAEERQDEEGEGGIFEDSEPEEQEKEEEKQNGEDVSLENRGKVKDDVKTTHREESSKSEKAWLCRASVLQYDSSEEAGDVATCSKRHVPEEDLGKDDLKKSRVEDSKVERADGQVVEGAEPQVSISDQAKTEDEGEAAEEIKEFIIDSSPPPLAPFDHRIVTPKPHQIATYYTINREEVLGGGRFGQVHKCVENSSGLTLAAKIIKARSQKEKEVVRNEIQVMNQLNHANLIQLYAAFESRNDIILVMEYVEGGELFDRIIDENYNLTELDTVLFIRQICEGLQYMHKMYILHLDLKPENILCVSRATNKIKIIDFGLARRYKPREKLKVNFGTPEFLAPEVINYEFVSFPTDMWSLGVITYMLLSGLSPFLGDDDNETLNNILACEWNFEEEEFKDVSDEAKDFITRLLVKSKSWRMSATESLKHPWLSDRSLHYQLNRKKTKCHSTHGPPSESKTKTM, encoded by the exons GCAAAGGATGATAAGGAAAAAGCCAAGCTGAGCCTGAAAGGTTTAAAGgcccagaaaaagagaaaaccgcAAGAAACGTCAG ACACCTCCTCCCTGAATGAGCCTGTGCTCCAGGAACAGGTGGAAAAGCTCAACAGGCAGAACACCGAGCATTCGCACATAAACATAGAGGCTGAGGGGGATGGAAGAAGTGGAAGACAGGATCTGGAAACGCTGATCCTTGAAGAACCGCACACCTCTGTTGCCCAGTCAGACGAAAGGcaggaggaggctgaggaaaggCAGGATGAGGAAGGAGAGGGGGGTATATTTGAAGACTCTGAGCCAgaagaacaagaaaaagaagaagaaaagcaaaatggagaAGATGTTAGTCTTGAAAATCGTGGAAAAGTGAAAGATGATGTGAAGACAACGCATAGAGAAGAATCATCAAAATCAGAAAAAGCCTGGCTCTGCAGGGCCTCTGTGCTTCAGTATGACAG CTCCGAGGAGGCTGGTGATGTGGCCACTTGTAGCAAACGCCACGTCCCGGAAGAAGACCTTGGAAAAGACGACCTCAAAAAGAGCCGGGTGGAGGACAGTAAAGTGGAAAGGGCTGATGGACAGGTCGTAGAGGGAGCTGAGCCACAGGTCTCCATATCTGACCAAGCGAAGACAGAAGACGAAGGGGAGGCGGCGGAGGAAATAAAGGAGTTTATTATTG actCAAGTCCTCCACCGCTAGCACCTTTCGACCACCGCATCGTTACTCCCAAACCCCACCAGATCGCCACCTATTACACTATCAACAGAGAGGAGGTCCTGGGAGG GGGACGTTTTGGACAAGTCCACAAGTGCGTAGAGAACTCGTCTGGTCTGACTCTGGCTGCCAAGATCATCAAAGCCCGGAGCCAGAAAGAGAAG GAGGTGGTGAGGAATGAGATCCAGGTGATGAACCAGCTGAACCACGCCAACCTCATTCAGCTATACGCTGCATTTGAGTCGCGTAACGACATCATCCTGGTCATGGAATA TGTGGAAGGAGGGGAGCTGTTTGACCGCATCATTGACGAGAACTACAACCTCACAGAGTTGGACACGGTGCTATTTATACGGCAAATCTGTGAAGGGCTGCAGTACATGCATAAAATGTACATCTTACATCTCGACCTCAAG CCTGAGAACATTCTTTGTGTCAGCAGAGCTACTAACAAGATTAAAATCATTGACTTTGGCCTTGCCAGGAG GTATAAGCCTAGGGAGAAGCTAAAGGTCAACTTTGGAACGCCTGAGTTTTTAGCTCCTGAAGTCATCAACTACGAGTTTGTGTCATTCCCAACGGACATGTGGAGTCTTGGAGTCATCACCTATATGCT ACTCAGCGGCTTGTCTCCGTTTCTGGGGGATGATGACAACGAGACGCTGAACAACATCCTGGCCTGTGAGTGGAACTTTGAGGAAGAGGAGTTTAAAGACGTCTCAGATGAAGCTAAAGACTTTATCACACGTCTTCTGGTGAAAAGCAAGAGCTGGAGGATGAGTGCAACAGAGTCCCTCAAACATCCCTGGCTGTCAGACCGGAGTCTGCACTATCAACTAAATCGCAAG AAAACTAAGTGCCACTCCACGCATGGTCCTCCTTCAGAGAGTAAGACAA AAACTATGTGA